The genomic window CCGCTCACCTGTGCCGGCGCGGGAGAAACACTGACCTGCACCGTCGCCTGCCGGGTCAGGCCCGCCGCCGTGCCGGTGACCGTGACCGCGTAGGTGCCTGCCGGGGTCTGCGCAGCGTCCACGAGCAGCATGGTGCCGCTGAGGCTCACCGCCAGGTCTGACGGAGCCGCTGTGACCGCCAGCTTGACGTTCTCGGTGAGTGCCGCGTTGGGGGTCACGTTGACCGGCAGACTGTGCGTGGCCGCTCACCAGGGACAGGGCGCTGCGGCTCAGGCTGAGGCTGTAATCGGGGGCCGGGGTGGCGGGCGGAGCCACCGTGACCGGGGCCAGCACCGTCACTTCCACCGAGGCCCGTTTCTGCTCGTTGCCCCAGAAGCCGGTTACGGTCAGAACCGCCCGACCCGGCGCGCSCGTTGGCGCGCAGGTGTAGTTCGTTGCCGCTCATGTTCGCGCTCAAGCCCGTCGGGCTCCGCTGATTTCAACCCGGTCGGCAACGCGGCTGACCTGCACCGGCACGGTCCGTTCCTCGCCGTCACTGAGGGTCAGCGTGTCCAGGCCGAGGGCCAGCGTGGGAGCTGGCTGGGGCGCGGCGGGCGGGGTCGGGGCCGGCGTCGTGGTGGTCGGCGTGCCTGCCGAGGGCAAAGGGCGGGCCGCCGGCGTGAGCGCGGTGTTGCAGGCGCTCAGTGGGCCGCACAGGGCGAGGGCGAGCAGCAGCGGGCGGGCGGGCAGGGCAGAGCACAGGGGGCGCAGCGACACGGCGTTCTCCTTGGGGTGATAAGTGAGAAGAGAGTAAAGGCCAGATGACCGGACCTCAAGTGCGCGGAGTCTAGGCAGCGGCCTCAAACGGAAACCTCACAGCCGGGGCAGGTCATCTCACGGACAGAAGTCACGCTGCTGGCCCGCCGCCGGGCCTACCCTGGAGCCATGACGAGTTCCGCGCCCGAATCTTCCGCGCTGCCCGATGTGCTGCACCTCGGGTATTCCTTTTGCCCTAACGACACCTTCATTTTTCACGCGCTGCACGCCGGACTGGTGCAGGGGCCGCTGCCGGTGCAGGAAGTGCTCGAAGACGTGCAGACCCTCAACGACTGGGCGGTAGCAGGACGATTGCCGATGACCAAAATCAGCTACCGCGCCTATTTCGATGTGATGGACCGCTACGTGGCGCTGCGCTCGGGTGGGGCGCTGGGCCGGGGCGTGGGGCCGCTCATCGTGACCCGGCCTGGGGTGAAGGACCTCACCGCCCTGCGGGTTGCCTCGCCCGGCGCGCTCACCACCGCTGAACTGCTGCTGCGCCTCGCGTATCCCGGTGTCGAAGTCGTCCGGATGCGTTACGACGAAGTGATGCCCGCCGTGCAGCGCGGCGAGTACGACGGCACGGCGGTGGACGCGGGCCTCATCATCCACGAGTCGCGCTTTACCTATCCCGAGTACGGCCTCGACAAACTCCTCGACCTCGGCGCGTGGTGGGAAGGCGAAACCGGGCTGCCGCTCCCGCTCGGCGCGATTCTGGTGCGGCGCGACCTGCCCGCCCAGACCCAGCGCGAGTTGCAGGACGCCGTGCGCCGCAGCCTCGAATACGCCTACGCCCACCCGGCGGCGGCCCGCGACTACATCCGGGAGCACGCGCTGGAGATGTCCGACGAGGTGATGCAGGCGCACATCGACCTCTACGTCAATTCGCTGAGTCTCGACGTGGGCGAGGAAGGCGAGCGGGCGGTGCGCGAACTGCTGCGCCGGGCAGTGGAGGTCGGCGCGGTGACGGCGCGGCCTGAGCTGCCGCTTTTTGTCGGAGACGCTGCGGAGGCTGGGACGCCGACGATTTTGTAAGACATTGATGAGGTGGCCTACGTTACCCTGAGGAGGTGAGCAAAGCATCCGCGCCCGCTTTTCCTGCCGTTGAAGTGCGGGGCCTGTCTAAGAGTTATGGCCGGGCGAATGTCCTGACCGACGTGTTCCTGAACGTGATTCCGGGCGAGGTCTACGCGCTGACCGGGCCCAACGGAGCGGGCAAGACCACCCTGATTCGCATGCTGACCGGCCTCGCCTTTCCCACGCGGGGCGAGGTGCGCATTATGGGGGTCAACGTCCACACCGATGGCCCCCGGGCGCGGGCGTTGATGGGCGCGGTGGTGGAGGCCCCGGCCAAGTTCTACCCGCAGTTCACCGGCACCGAGAACCTCAAGATTCACGCGAGTCTGACCGGCGCGGGCGTGGGGCCGGGACGCATCAGCGAGGTGCTGGCGCTGCTCGAACTCACCAGCATGGGCGGGCGCCGGGTCGCCGAGTACTCGCTGGGGCAGCGGCAAAGGCTGGGGGTGGCGAGCGCCATCCTCGCCGAGCCCAAAGTCCTGATTCTGGACGAACCGACGAGCGGCCTCGACCCCCTCGGCATCGGACTCATTCACCGCATCGTGACCAGCCTGGCGACCTCGGGGTGCGCGGTTATTCTCAGCACCCACCACCTGCGCGAAATCGCCACCTACGCCCACACCGTCGGCA from Deinococcus radiodurans R1 = ATCC 13939 = DSM 20539 includes these protein-coding regions:
- a CDS encoding 1,4-dihydroxy-6-naphthoate synthase; its protein translation is MTSSAPESSALPDVLHLGYSFCPNDTFIFHALHAGLVQGPLPVQEVLEDVQTLNDWAVAGRLPMTKISYRAYFDVMDRYVALRSGGALGRGVGPLIVTRPGVKDLTALRVASPGALTTAELLLRLAYPGVEVVRMRYDEVMPAVQRGEYDGTAVDAGLIIHESRFTYPEYGLDKLLDLGAWWEGETGLPLPLGAILVRRDLPAQTQRELQDAVRRSLEYAYAHPAAARDYIREHALEMSDEVMQAHIDLYVNSLSLDVGEEGERAVRELLRRAVEVGAVTARPELPLFVGDAAEAGTPTIL
- a CDS encoding ABC transporter ATP-binding protein; its protein translation is MSKASAPAFPAVEVRGLSKSYGRANVLTDVFLNVIPGEVYALTGPNGAGKTTLIRMLTGLAFPTRGEVRIMGVNVHTDGPRARALMGAVVEAPAKFYPQFTGTENLKIHASLTGAGVGPGRISEVLALLELTSMGGRRVAEYSLGQRQRLGVASAILAEPKVLILDEPTSGLDPLGIGLIHRIVTSLATSGCAVILSTHHLREIATYAHTVGIMTGGRLVDTVDLRSRTSAYRFRVDDPVGAAALLERQPYVRKATPRPPYAVAQLGAQANVPEALRLLANEDVAVYEVTPDHFDLYEYYRERVEYA